The nucleotide sequence AGCCACATCACCATGTTTCTGCTCTTCATGGCCAAGGGTCTGCCGGCTGCCAACATCCTCAACGCCCCCTTCGTGGCCGCTGAGGTCTTGAACATCCTGGTGGGGAGCTTCGGGCTGTTGACCGTGGCGCCTTTCACGGCGTTGGTGGCAGGCCTGATCTACCGGGAAAGGCCGGAGAAAAAGGCAGCGCGCACTCCCGCGAGACAAACGACCAACCCACTGAAACACGCCAACGTGCCGGCTCTCCGGCGGTCCGTATCCGAATAGGGGCATGCCGACCGGACATGAGCCAGAACCCCAACGCGGCGCCGGGAAACGCTATTCCGCCGCGCCCTCCGTCCTCCCCGGCGCCGTGGCCCGTCCCCGCCTGTGGCGCCCTGCTACCCATCGGGGTCCCTCCCTTGTCCCCCTCAAAAAGAAATTGACAGCCAACCGGTACCGCGCCATAGTCGCTTCATTTCCCTGAACGACCGGAATCGCCGCTGCTCCCGTCGGCGGTCCGTCGTTTGAGGCGGCCTCTGCAACCGGGCGCCGGCCCCCTTGCTGCCGGGCTCGCGATCCGTCACCCCATCGGAACCGACCTCCATGTCAACCCTGGCGATCCTGCGCTTTATCCGTTTCCAGGACATCCTGGACATCCTCTTTCTCAGCATCGTGACCTACCACCTCTACATCTGGTTTCGCGACACCAAGGCCTTCCGGGCGCTGGTGGGTCTGCTGGGGCTGGGGCTGATTTTCACCGCGGCCCGCGCCTGGGGTCTTTTTCTCACCACCTGGATGTTCCAGATTCTCTGGCAGGTGCTGATCATCCTGCTGATCATCCTGTTCCAGCCGGAAATCCGGCAGGTGCTGGAACGCTTCAACCCCCTCAAAAACCTGGGGTGGCCCAAGCTGCCGCCGCCGCCGGAATGGGCCGACCGCTTGGCGGAAGCCTGTTTCGCCATGGCCTGCCTGAGGATCGGGGCGCTGCTGATCATCGAACGCTCAAACCGCGTGGATGAGCTGATCACCGGCGGTATTCCCCTGGAGGCCCCACCGCGGCCGGAGCTGCTGCTCAGCATTTTTCAGAAGGAATCCCCGCTGCACGACGGGGCGGTGGTGGTGCGCCAGGGGCAGATCGTGGAGACGGCCTGTTTCCTGCCCTTGAGCGCGGCGGAAAATCTGCCATCCCATCTGGGGACCCGCCATCGGGCGGCCCTGGGGATCAGCGAGCGCTGCGATGCCTGGACGGTGGTGGTCTCCGAGGAGCGCGGCCAGGTGTCCCTTGCCCGCGAGGGGCAGTTGATTCCGATGACCAGCGCGGGGGAACTTTCCCGGGAGCTTTCAGCGGCCTGCATCGCCACCGCCGCACCGCAGGTGTCGAAACTGCATTGGGTGCGCCAGTTGCTGACCCGGCGCTGGCGGCTCAAACTGGGAAGCCTGGCCCTGGTCAGCGTCCTGTGGCTGCTTCTGGCCGGCCAGCAGGATTTCGAAGTCAGCTTCCGGGTGCCGGTGGAAATCAACAGCCTGTCCGCCGAATTGGAAATCGTCGATCCGGTCAAACCCGAAATACAGGTGACCGTCCGCGGCCTGCGCAAAGATGCCGGCACCCTCAAGCCCCGCGACATCCGCGTGCGGCTGGATCTCCGCGAGGCTGCTGCGGGCACCCAGAGCTTCCGCATTTTTCAGAACCTGATCACCCTGCCTGGCCGGCAGCTGGATGTGGTCCGGATCCAGCCGGCGGAACTCACCCTGACCTTGGGGCCAAAGTCCGCTCCCGCGGGGGAAACGGGTGTGCCGGCGGCGGAAACCGCCGTGCCAACTGCGCAGTGACCCCCCGTTTTTCGCCCTTACCAAAAGGGTTGCAGCCCCCGGGGTCCGACCGTCAAAACGGCCTCCAAAGGTCCATAGCGCTCGGTTTTGCTTCTCCGCAGGTGCTCAGACAGCGCCGACCACCCCGCCCCTTTGACTTGGGTTTGAGATTTGTGGGTGGAAAACTGCCCCAAGTTGGCCTGCCTTCGCAACCCAGCCATACTAAATTCAGGTGGTTGTGCCAGTCGCGCGCTTTTTCAGTTCCGAAAACACGCAGGCACACGAATTTTTATGAGACAAGCCAGATGACGCGATCCCCTGCATCCTGGAGCCGGAGCTGAGCGAGAAAGAGTTGCGACGAAACTGGGCACGGCTGATCCAAAAAATCTATGAGGTCGATTCTCTGGTGTGTCCCGCGGGTCCGATGCGCGTGATCGCCTTGATCGAGCAGGCCGATGTGATCCGCAAGATCCTCGAGCACCCGGGGCTTTGGAAAACCAGGCGTTCTGTCCGGCCGCGCTCCCACGCGCTTACCGCAACCGGTCACGACGGCTGCGGCGACTCCTGGATGCCGTCGACCGACGATTACCTCACCGATCGCGTTTAGGGCCTCGGAAAAAAATAATTCCAAATCTTGCTTCTTGGGTTTCGCTCATTTCAGAACGCCGGATTCTTTTTTGCGTGAGCCCTAAAACCCCTGGATACTTCTCGGGAAGGTTGTTACCGGCAGAACAACGGTGAAGATGGAACCGCTGCCTTCTTCGCTGCTGACCAGGATTTTGCCGCCGTGTTTGGCCACGATGCCCTGGGACACGCTCAGCCCAAGTCCGGTGCCCTTGCCTTTGGTTTTGGTGGTGAAGAAGGGGTCGAAGATCGAGGGTAGGATGTGGGCCCGAATGCCCTTGCCGTAATCGATGATTTTGACGGCCACATGGTCGGGTTTTTCATAGGGCAAGGCCATGACCTGGATTTTGCCGCCTCTGGTTGAGACATCCACAGCATTGAGGATCAGATTGAGAAACACCTGCTTAAGCTTTTGGCCGTCGCCGTGGATTGAGGGCAGGTTTTCGGTGACTTGCAGTTCGATTCTGATGCCGGACATGCGCACTTGGTTTTCCGCCAGGTGGATAGTTTCTTTGAGGAGTTTCCCTAAGTCGAGGGTTTGGATGGTTGATTCGCTCTCCCTGGCGAAGTCAAGCAGATTGCCCACGATGTTCTTGGCCCGGGCGGTTTCGTCGGCCGCGTCCTTGAGCATTTCCAAGCGCTCTTCGTCCGACAGGCTGGCGTAATCTTCCATCAGCATGTGAACGGTCAGCATGATGTTGTTCATGGGGTTGTTCAACTCATGGGCCACGCCGGCGGTAAGCGTCCCGATGGCGCGCATTTTGTGGGTCTGAATCAGGGCGGCTTCGCGGTTGGCGATCTCCTTGATCATTTCGTTGACGGCCACGGAAAGATCGGTGAATTCATCCCGATAGCGCCGCACCGGAGTGATGGGGGTGAAATCACCGGCCGCTATGCGCTGCGCATACCCGGAAAAGCGCGCCAGATTCTTGAAAATGCGACTGACCAGTAAATAGGCATTGGCCACCAAGAAGAAGAGCAGAATGACCAGGAAGACGATGTGAATGTCACGTTTGCGATCCAGGGTCTTGGAGAGGGCTGCCCGTTCTTCTTCCATCAGCCCCTGGGCGGCGGTGATGATGTTCTTGCCGTGCTGGCGCAGATCGATTTCGATCTTTCCCATGAATTGCGGATCGGTCAGTTTGGCGAAATCGTTGCGTTCGACGGTTTTCAACTCCTCCAGAAGGCCGGCGTAGGCTTCCAGTTGATGCAGAAAGGTCTGCTGTTCTTTATGACCCAGAATGGCGGTGAACTGATCGGCGTTGTCGGAGAAAATAGCTTTGGCCAAATGGATGTTCTCCAGGGCATCGTCAAGGTTGGTTTTGTACAGGAAAAAATTTTTCTCGTAACGCCGGGCCTGCTGGATTTCCACCATGAATTCCTGCACCACTTCCAGGAAATCCATATGATTGCGGATCTTGTAAATGTTGGAGATCAGAACGACGGCAATGATTAGCGCGAAGATAAATACCAGGGCATTGGCCATGTAAATCTGGTTTTTGACGCTGAACCGCTTGCGCGCCAGCAGGGCATGGCGGGCCTTGTCGATGATCTCCATCTGATCGTAAACGCGTTGAATGCTGCCGGAACCGTTTGCCTTGGTTGCATCGGCAGGCGGACTATCCTGGGTCATAAAGATGCCCTCGCTTCGCACAGGTGATGGATATCATCTGGTTGACCTTCGAGCTCTTCCTCGTACTCGTAAGCATACTCCTACTTGGTTCTGCGAGTTAACCTGACCAACCCCCTCAACTCGCCTGGTCAGCCGGTGTGAAATCAATGGGCTTTCCCAATGCGTCGGCGGCTTTGGCGATGACCTTGCGCAGGTCGTCGGGCTTGAACGGCTTGGCGATGAAATCAAAGGCGCCTTTCTCCATGGCCTCCCGTGCCAGGGCGATCATGGCATAGCCGGTAATCATGATTACCCTAGTATCGGGTGATTTGGCTAGAACATGCTCCAAAACCTGCATGCCGTCCATTTCGTCCATGCGGATATCCGTGACCACGATATCGAACGTCTTTTCATTGATCCGCCCCAGGGCCGGGATGGGCTCCTGGAACACTTCAACCTCGCAGCCCACCTTGGTCAAGGCCGGTTTGAGGCGTTTCCCCACGATGGCTTCATCGTCAAGCAACAGAATCTGCAACGGTTTGGACATAACTGCCTCCTTTGGGCTCCAAAGCGAACGTGGTTCCGGGGCTCCCGAAATTCCACTGCCGCGCCCTGGGGCCGGATTCCATCGGGATTAGCGAAAGCTTTCGGCCGCTTCCCGAATGACGTAATTGATCAGGTGGACTTCCACAAATTCAACACCCTCCACACCACCGGCGATCTCTTTGATGGCGGCCGCCTTTTTCTGACGCTCGCGTTTAAAGGCCTTGCTGGTCACCACCACCCTGCCATCGCGTACCTGAACGCGGACCTCATTCATATTTTCGAGCAGCCTGGTTTTGACCTTGGCGGCCAGGGCGCATTCGGCCAGATTTTTGGTGGAATAGGTCATGGGCTGGAACTTGCGATACCCAACCGCTCCGGATATGGTTTTGATGGATTCATCCGGATTGATTTGCGCCAGGTTGATCACCAGGTCGTACATGGATGGATCGGATTCATCGCAGTTGTAGGCAATCTGCGACCACTGCGCCTGTTTGAGCTTTTCACGCTGCAGTACTTTTTCGGCGCGCTGCTCGGATATGTCGCGCTGCAGGGCAACCAGTTTGACCTGCTCACGGGTATCTGCCAGCAGGCGCACCTTGAGCGCATGGGACACGCCCTCGACGTAAAGATGAGCGGCCAGCCCCCAGCATACAATGCGATCCGCCATGAGCCGGCTTAAAACCTCAGCCTCGATACAGGCCAGTAACTGTGCCCGGCGCTTGGTACGCATGCGCCGCCATTTGGAATGGTTGGCGCCCAGAGCCTCTTGCAGCTTTTCCACAGGCAGTTTATGGGCGGCCGCAATGTCGCCGAGCAGATCGGGCCCCAAGAGTTGGTAGCCTACCGCCTCGGCGGCTCCTTTGGCAATCTGTTCGGCGTGATCCAGGGAATCCGATGAAATTATGATAATGGACATGGTACCTCCTTTGGTTACGCGGCCTACACGGCATCCGAGGGAAAACTGCCGGACGAGTGGATTTCCAAGTTATAGATACCGCTGACGGTTTTACGGACGGCGTCCAGTTGTTTCTGCAGTTTGGCCGCATGGGTCTTGTCTTTGGTGTACACAATGACGTTGCCATAGTGGCAGGTCACTCCCAGGGTGGGAAAATCGTCCACGATCTCGGCCTTGACCCGGCAGGCCAACGCCAGATCCTTAATCTCCTGAAGGGTCTTCTCCGAGGTGCGGAACCCTTCTGTTTCGGTTGCGCGGCAAATGAAATCCACGGCGTCGTCCACCTTGAAGCGGTCGATGCGGATCACCAGATCATACAGACTGCTGTCCCAGGGGTCGACGCCATGCAGGCTTTTGGTCCACTTGCGCCGCTGCTGATCGTCCCTCTCGAGGATCGCGCGGGCCTCCTGTTCACCGATGCCCTCGCGCTTCATTTCACGGGCAACGCGGTAGTTCATATCGGCGGTAATGCGCACCTTGAGCACTCCTGGGATATCCTTTAGCAGGATATGGCCGGCCAGACCGTGGTAGACCACGTTGTCGCTGCAGACGCGCTCGGTCAGGGCCGACTGGATGTAGGCCAGATAGGCCTGTTTGCTGTGACTGAAGCGCCCCAGGATGCCCGGAGCATCGTGGATGGCCCGGATGAGCTTGATCTCCGGGATATGGAACCGGTCGCTGGCATCCAGCAGTAAATCCCGGCTGATGACACTGTAGCCAAGCCGCTGGCCCACGTTTTCCGCTACGATTTTGCCCATGGAATATGAGCCTCGTGATATCGTGATGATTGCCATTGAAGCACTCCTTGTTGATTCCGAAGGTCGGCTTTATTCTCTGTAAAAAAGGTCAGACGCCATAAACCACACTGATCATGGCGATCATGATCACCAAAAAGACGATACTGACCAGGCTGCCCGCCTTGATAAAATCAAAAGTGCGGTAGCGGCCAGGCCCCATGTAAAGGGCATTGACCTGGTGGGTGGGCAGCATAAAGGAATTGCTGGTGGCCAGACCGACCACCAGGGCGGCCATGCGCGGGTCGGTGTGGGCGGCGATGGCCATGTTGACCACCAGGGGCACCAGCAGAACGGTGGCGCCCACATTGGAGATCACCAGGGTAAAGAGGGTTGAAAGCACCCCGATCACCGAGAGCAGCATAATGGGAGAGACCGTGCCGATGAGGTTGAGCACGCTGTGGGCGATCCAGGCGGCCGCTCCGGTTTTTTCGGTGGCGATGCCCAGGGGGATGAGGCCGGCCAGCAGAAAAATGGTGCGCCAGTCCACCGACTGGTAGGCTTCATCGATGGTCAGCACCCGGGTGATCACCATGCCCAGAGCCCCGGTCATCAGCGACACCGACAGCTGAATGTTGAATCCCATGATCATCACCAGCGCCACCACCAGCCAGATGCCGGCCCAGATGGCCTTTTCCGGCCGCATGTATTCCAGCTCCGTGGGAATACTGAACAGCAGCCCGCCCTCGCGTTGCAGCGTTTTGAGTCGTTTCCAGGTGCCGAAAAGACGGATCACGTCGCCTGCTCGCAGACGGATGTCCCGCATACGGGACCGGTAGGTCTCTTCCTGACGGTAGATGCTCAGCGGGCTGATCCGAAATCTGTCCTGAAAGTCGATCTCCGGCAGGGTTTTGCCGATCAGGGATGAGCGCGGTGCAACCACGGCCTCCACGATGCCCGACTTGGCGCTGTCCAGATCGAACTTGTAGGTATCGAGGGCATCCTTGACCGACATTCCTTCGGCCGCCGCCATACGGTCCACATCCTCTTTTTTGCCGTGCACCACAATCTCGATGCCGGATTGCAGGGCCGTTTCAGGGGCCGGCGAAACCGTC is from Desulfobacteraceae bacterium and encodes:
- a CDS encoding diadenylate cyclase, which produces MSTLAILRFIRFQDILDILFLSIVTYHLYIWFRDTKAFRALVGLLGLGLIFTAARAWGLFLTTWMFQILWQVLIILLIILFQPEIRQVLERFNPLKNLGWPKLPPPPEWADRLAEACFAMACLRIGALLIIERSNRVDELITGGIPLEAPPRPELLLSIFQKESPLHDGAVVVRQGQIVETACFLPLSAAENLPSHLGTRHRAALGISERCDAWTVVVSEERGQVSLAREGQLIPMTSAGELSRELSAACIATAAPQVSKLHWVRQLLTRRWRLKLGSLALVSVLWLLLAGQQDFEVSFRVPVEINSLSAELEIVDPVKPEIQVTVRGLRKDAGTLKPRDIRVRLDLREAAAGTQSFRIFQNLITLPGRQLDVVRIQPAELTLTLGPKSAPAGETGVPAAETAVPTAQ
- a CDS encoding HAMP domain-containing histidine kinase, whose amino-acid sequence is MTQDSPPADATKANGSGSIQRVYDQMEIIDKARHALLARKRFSVKNQIYMANALVFIFALIIAVVLISNIYKIRNHMDFLEVVQEFMVEIQQARRYEKNFFLYKTNLDDALENIHLAKAIFSDNADQFTAILGHKEQQTFLHQLEAYAGLLEELKTVERNDFAKLTDPQFMGKIEIDLRQHGKNIITAAQGLMEEERAALSKTLDRKRDIHIVFLVILLFFLVANAYLLVSRIFKNLARFSGYAQRIAAGDFTPITPVRRYRDEFTDLSVAVNEMIKEIANREAALIQTHKMRAIGTLTAGVAHELNNPMNNIMLTVHMLMEDYASLSDEERLEMLKDAADETARAKNIVGNLLDFARESESTIQTLDLGKLLKETIHLAENQVRMSGIRIELQVTENLPSIHGDGQKLKQVFLNLILNAVDVSTRGGKIQVMALPYEKPDHVAVKIIDYGKGIRAHILPSIFDPFFTTKTKGKGTGLGLSVSQGIVAKHGGKILVSSEEGSGSIFTVVLPVTTFPRSIQGF
- a CDS encoding response regulator, whose translation is MSKPLQILLLDDEAIVGKRLKPALTKVGCEVEVFQEPIPALGRINEKTFDIVVTDIRMDEMDGMQVLEHVLAKSPDTRVIMITGYAMIALAREAMEKGAFDFIAKPFKPDDLRKVIAKAADALGKPIDFTPADQAS
- a CDS encoding cytidylate kinase family protein, translated to MSIIIISSDSLDHAEQIAKGAAEAVGYQLLGPDLLGDIAAAHKLPVEKLQEALGANHSKWRRMRTKRRAQLLACIEAEVLSRLMADRIVCWGLAAHLYVEGVSHALKVRLLADTREQVKLVALQRDISEQRAEKVLQREKLKQAQWSQIAYNCDESDPSMYDLVINLAQINPDESIKTISGAVGYRKFQPMTYSTKNLAECALAAKVKTRLLENMNEVRVQVRDGRVVVTSKAFKRERQKKAAAIKEIAGGVEGVEFVEVHLINYVIREAAESFR
- a CDS encoding cytidylate kinase-like family protein: MAIITISRGSYSMGKIVAENVGQRLGYSVISRDLLLDASDRFHIPEIKLIRAIHDAPGILGRFSHSKQAYLAYIQSALTERVCSDNVVYHGLAGHILLKDIPGVLKVRITADMNYRVAREMKREGIGEQEARAILERDDQQRRKWTKSLHGVDPWDSSLYDLVIRIDRFKVDDAVDFICRATETEGFRTSEKTLQEIKDLALACRVKAEIVDDFPTLGVTCHYGNVIVYTKDKTHAAKLQKQLDAVRKTVSGIYNLEIHSSGSFPSDAV
- a CDS encoding SLC13 family permease; the protein is MEPLTTDMILVMCMIGLAVFLFVVEWVRVDVVAILMMVILPLLHLVTPKEAFVGMSSNAVISIIAVIIIGAGLDRTGIINKLVTPVMAIAGKSTSRIIIAISLTVGGISSFMQNIGAAALFLPAIQRISKMQKIPLSRLLMPVGFSAILGGTITLVGCSPLILLNDLLAPFHLKPFGLFDVTPIGVALLAGGIACFIFLGRLILPQGDGEEGDHDDHGGDSDMAFSDLGEMYELVTPEDFTHYRDPLTVLDLRQRYLCNVVAMTEPPDFKTVSPAPETALQSGIEIVVHGKKEDVDRMAAAEGMSVKDALDTYKFDLDSAKSGIVEAVVAPRSSLIGKTLPEIDFQDRFRISPLSIYRQEETYRSRMRDIRLRAGDVIRLFGTWKRLKTLQREGGLLFSIPTELEYMRPEKAIWAGIWLVVALVMIMGFNIQLSVSLMTGALGMVITRVLTIDEAYQSVDWRTIFLLAGLIPLGIATEKTGAAAWIAHSVLNLIGTVSPIMLLSVIGVLSTLFTLVISNVGATVLLVPLVVNMAIAAHTDPRMAALVVGLATSNSFMLPTHQVNALYMGPGRYRTFDFIKAGSLVSIVFLVIMIAMISVVYGV